From the Theobroma cacao cultivar B97-61/B2 chromosome 2, Criollo_cocoa_genome_V2, whole genome shotgun sequence genome, one window contains:
- the LOC18608265 gene encoding 7-deoxyloganetin glucosyltransferase, whose translation MGSLTARNKPHAVCLPYPAQGHVNPMLKVAKLLHFKGFHITFVNTEYNHKRLLKSRGPNALDGVPDFRFETIPDGLPPPDIDATQDIPALCDSTSKNCLAPFRQLLAKLNSSGVPPVTCIVSDGVMSFTLKAAEELGIPEVLFWTTSACGFLGYMHYPRLIERGFTPLKDETYLTNGYLDTVIDWIPGMKNIRIRDLPSFVRTTDRNDIMLNFLAVESERAAKASAVIVNTFDEFEHDVVKALSSMLPRIYTIGPLQLLLNQIPQTPLESIGSNLWKEEPECLQWLNSKEPKSVVYVNFGSITVMTAQQLAEFAWGLANSKHTFLWIIRPDLVRGDSSILPPEFLEETEERGLMASWCPQEQVLNHPAIAGFLTHSGWNSTVESIGYGVPMISWPFFAEQQTNCRFACTEWGVGMEIDNNVKRDEVERLVRELMEGEKGEGMRNKAMEWKKKAEQAASPNGSSFLNLENLIKDVLLK comes from the exons atgggaTCCCTTACAGCTCGCAACAAGCCGCATGCGGTGTGTTTACCATACCCAGCTCAGGGTCATGTAAATCCTATGCTTAAAGTAGCGAAACTACTTCATTTCAAAGGCTTTCACATCACTTTCGTCAACACTGAGTACAACCATAAACGCTTGCTCAAATCCAGAGGCCCCAATGCCCTGGACGGTGTGCCTGATTTCCGCTTTGAGACAATCCCCGACGGTCTGCCCCCGCCGGATATTGATGCAACACAAGACATCCCCGCCCTCTGTGACTCCACTAGCAAGAATTGCTTGGCCCCTTTTCGCCAACTTCTTGCTAAACTCAACTCTTCTGGCGTTCCACCTGTCACTTGCATTGTCTCAGATGGCGTCATGTCCTTCACTCTCAAGGCTGCTGAAGAGCTTGGAATTCCCGAAGTGTTGTTCTGGACCACCAGTGCATGTGGTTTCTTGGGCTACATGCATTATCCACGCCTTATTGAAAGAGGTTTTACACCATTGAAAG ATGAGACCTATTTAACCAACGGGTATTTGGACACTGTTATTGATTGGATTCCAGGAATGAAAAATATCCGCATAAGGGACCTTCCAAGCTTTGTCCGAACAACAGATCGGAACGATATCATGTTAAACTTCCTGGCGGTAGAGAGTGAGAGAGCTGCAAAAGCTTCTGCCGTTATTGTGAATActtttgatgaatttgagcATGATGTTGTCAAAGCTCTCTCTTCCATGCTCCCTCGAATTTACACCATTGGACCTCTTCAATTGCTTCTCAATCAGATTCCACAGACACCTTTAGAATCAATCGGCTCCAATCTGTGGAAAGAAGAGCCCGAGTGCCTCCAATGGCTCAATTCCAAGGAACCCAAATCCGTGGTTTATGTGAATTTTGGCAGTATCACAGTCATGACAGCGCAGCAACTCGCTGAGTTCGCTTGGGGTCTGGCTAATAGCAAGCATACTTTCTTGTGGATCATTAGGCCTGATTTGGTGAGGGGTGATTCATCCATACTCCCCCCAGAGTTCCTTGAAGAAACCGAGGAAAGAGGTTTGATGGCGAGTTGGTGCCCACAAGAGCAAGTGCTCAACCACCCAGCAATTGCGGGTTTCTTAACACACAGCGGATGGAATTCAACCGTGGAAAGCATTGGATATGGGGTGCCTATGATTTCTTGGCCATTTTTTGCGGAGCAACAAACAAATTGTAGATTTGCTTGCACTGAATGGGGCGTTGGCATGGAAATCGACAATAATGTGAAGAGAGATGAAGTAGAGAGGCTCGTGAGGGAATTGATGGAAGGAGAAAAAGGTGAGGGGATGAGAAACAAAGCCATGGAGTGGAAGAAAAAAGCAGAGCAAGCCGCCAGTCCGAATGGCTCATCATTCTTGAATTTGGAAAACCTGATCAAGGATGTGTTGCTGAAGTAA
- the LOC18608267 gene encoding seroin produces the protein MASFNSFILAFFMALSFSSINVSLGARHLLQLPPLPAMPTLPGAALPPLPSLPSLPQPTIPTLPTTQPSLPNVGTLPPLPSMPTLPTLPTAPKFTLPPLPSMPSIPTIPTTIPSIPFFSPPPAKTSP, from the coding sequence atGGCCTCTTTCAATAGCTTCATTCTCGCTTTCTTCATGGCTTTGTCATTTTCCAGCATCAATGTCAGTCTGGGGGCTCGTCATCTTCTTCAGTTGCCGCCTTTGCCTGCAATGCCGACTTTGCCTGGAGCAGCGCTACCACCGTTGCCATCTTTGCCAAGTCTCCCTCAGCCAACAATTCCCACATTGCCAACTACACAACCATCTCTGCCCAACGTCGGCACCCTTCCTCCACTTCCTAGCATGCCCACCCTTCCGACCTTGCCTACTGCCCCAAAGTTCACCCTGCCTCCACTGCCTAGCATGCCCTCAATCCCCACTATCCCAACTACGATTCCATCCATCCCATTCTTCTCCCCACCACCTGCAAAAACTAGCCCTTGA
- the LOC18608269 gene encoding uncharacterized protein LOC18608269 isoform X1, protein MATLTAAQPLTLDSLPFVDLTTLTQSELLSLSLCSPTSFDLHRSDNLVIPSIDRSIFNESAGSRRQTFSRPSPNNHHSSHHHPLRHRLPGLLPSPKPPPPFPPLQDPEALENRSIISSLKVSLKSHPEFHHLDFTSPPSSPRDAMVSYGIRDTMVNFEIKDAMVSLGKRKRGRKPKVQAGTSGEARERGLEIMNKNGVAVDLEALGGLDDPYGEELKRRTEGMAGNEEALFGFMRDLGGQWCSRRRKRRIVDASILGDALPVGWKLLLGLKRREGRASVYCRRYLSPGGRQFVSCKELTAYLQSYFGGLHDAHLTMDKDGDIAQQVHQMVSENQGGTVQKEDDRRRSDEHEKEVNLLGIDNLAEVQIHDLFECHKCNMTFDEKDAYLQHLLSFHQRTTRRYRLGSSVGDGVILRDGKFECQFCHKVFHERRRYNGHVGIHVRNYVRGIEDSPGLLTLPRRTEVATKQESAPRISKMDALIEIAQNSILETTTTVPRYELNDGLSPDKLNAASNPEIPASTSDHEMNSDSPLSESGTEDDMTYRSVNKDLCQQNSEPMILSEKTEKIDEASNVVNMDSLVDATISASMDEQNGSISETFVRKDSLTFHADELNKSCSEQQRSSESNLLLLSTGQGLCDVENNVNLVGAGAREHHKPEEVDNNENAELDIGFGNGCGPAEDVAPETIHQTSEENVLQAEGSDSSMSLLQPLNGTLASNAISDKGEDGLCSIDRKHDNVTGFDELRLDEIEQINLSFGGVQESPSLPEVPVDLANNPDIGGAYGSSVQFESEALLNMAGKHQLTTVCVWCGTEFDQEAIDSEIQSDSVGYMCPTCKGKFLGNSMH, encoded by the exons ATGGCTACGCTCACCGCCGCTCAGCCACTAACCCTAGACTCTCTCCCTTTCGTAGACCTAACTACCCTAACCCAATCCGAGCTCCTCTCCCTCTCCCTTTGTTCTCCAACCTCCTTCGACCTTCACCGCTCCGACAACCTCGTAATCCCCTCCATCGACCGTTCCATCTTCAATGAATCCGCCGGCTCCCGTCGCCAGACATTCTCCCGCCCTTCCCCAAACAACCACCATTCGTCCCACCACCACCCTCTCCGTCACCGTCTCCCCGGCCTCCTCCCTTCCCCCAAACCGCCCCCTCCTTTCCCTCCTCTCCAAGATCCCGAAGCCCTAGAAAACCGATCCATAATCTCCTCCCTCAAAGTCTCCCTCAAATCCCACCCCGAATTCCACCACCTCGATTTCACTTCCCCTCCTTCTTCCCCGAGGGACGCGATGGTAAGTTACGGAATTAGGGATACCATGGTAAATTTCGAGATTAAAGATGCCATGGTCAGTCTagggaagagaaagagaggaaggaaGCCCAAAGTGCAGGCTGGGACTTCTGGGGAAGCGAGAGAGAGGGGTTTAGAGATTATGAATAAAAATGGTGTCGCCGTCGATTTGGAGGCGTTGGGTGGTTTGGACGATCCTTATGGGGAGGAATTGAAAAGGAGGACCGAGGGAATGGCGGGAAATGAGGAGGCTTTGTTTGGGTTTATGAGAGATTTGGGTGGGCAGTGGTGCAGTAGGAGAAGGAAGAGGAGGATTGTTGATGCCAGTATTTTAGGAGACGCGTTGCCAGTGGGGTGGAAGCTTTTGTTGGGGTTAAAGAGGAGGGAAGGTCGCGCCTCGGTTTATTGCCGGAGATACCTGAG TCCTGGTGGACGGCAATTTGTATCATGTAAAGAACTTACTGCGTACTTGCAATCCTACTTTGGTGGACTCCATGATGCACACCTGACGATGGATAAAGATGGTGACATTGCTCAGCAGGTCCATCAAATGGTTTCTGAAAAT CAGGGAGGTACCGTCCAGAAAGAGGATGATCGAAGGCGGTCTGATGAACATGAGAAGGAAGTCAACTTGCTGGGTATTGATAACCTGGCAGAAGTTCAAATACATGATCTTTTTGAATGCCATAAATGCAATATGACATTTGATGAGAAGGATGCATATTTACAGcaccttttgtcatttcaTCAAAGGACTACAAGGAGGTATAGACTTGGTTCTTCTGTTGGGGATGGTGTGATACTTAGAGATGGAAAATTTGAATGTCAATTCTGTCATAAGGTATTTCATGAACGTCGTCGGTACAATGGTCATGTTGGGATACATGTCAGGAATTATGTGAGAGGAATTGAAGATTCACCTGGTTTACTGACTCTTCCAAGGAGAACTGAGGTTGCAACTAAGCAAGAGTCGGCCCCAAGGATCTCTAAGATGGATGCTTTAATTGAAATTGCGCAGAATTCTATTCTTGAAACTACTACTACTGTGCCTAGATATGAACTCAATGATGGATTAAGTCCTGATAAATTGAATGCAGCTTCTAATCCAGAAATTCCTGCTTCTACTTCCGATCATGAAATGAATTCTGATTCTCCTTTAAGTGAATCTGGAACAGAGGATGACATGACTTATAGATCTGTGAATAAAGATTTATGTCAACAAAACAGTGAGCCTATGATCCTTTCTGAAAAGACAGAGAAGATTGATGAAGCTAGCAATGTTGTGAATATGGATTCTCTAGTGGATGCTACAATTTCTGCATCTATGGATGAGCAAAATGGTAGTATATCTGAAACTTTTGTCCGGAAAGATAGTTTAACCTTTCATGCTGATGAACTCAACAAGTCTTGTAGTGAGCAGCAAAGAAGTTCTGAAAGCAACTTACTTCTTCTCTCCACGGGCCAGGGTCTCTGTGATGTTGAGAATAATGTCAATTTAGTTGGTGCTGGCGCAAGAGAGCATCATAAACCTGAAGAGGTGGATAACAATGAGAATGCTGAGTTAGATATTGGTTTTGGAAACGGTTGTGGGCCAGCTGAAGATGTTGCACCAGAGACTATACATCAAACATCTGAAGAAAATGTACTTCAGGCCGAAGGGTCTGACTCATCAATGTCCCTATTGCAACCTCTAAATGGTACATTGGCATCAAATGCAATCTCAGATAAG GGAGAAGATGGTTTATGCAGCATTGATCGGAAGCATGACAATGTAACAGGATTTGATGAGCTGAGGTTGGATGAAATAGAGCAGATAAATTTAAGCTTTGGTGGTGTACAAGAATCTCCCTCGTTGCCAGAGGTTCCGGTAGATTTGGCTAATAATCCAGATATAGGAGGTGCTTATGGTTCCTCAGTTCAGTTTGAATCAGAAGCCTTGTTAAATATGGCTGGCAAGCATCAGCTTACAACTGTTTGTGTGTGGTGTGGAACAGAGTTCGACCAGGAGGCTATTGATTCTGAAATACAATCAGATTCGGTTGGTTACATGTGTCCGACCTGCAAGGGCAAATTTCTAGGCAACTCAATGCATTAA
- the LOC18608269 gene encoding uncharacterized protein LOC18608269 isoform X2, translated as MATLTAAQPLTLDSLPFVDLTTLTQSELLSLSLCSPTSFDLHRSDNLVIPSIDRSIFNESAGSRRQTFSRPSPNNHHSSHHHPLRHRLPGLLPSPKPPPPFPPLQDPEALENRSIISSLKVSLKSHPEFHHLDFTSPPSSPRDAMVSYGIRDTMVNFEIKDAMVSLGKRKRGRKPKVQAGTSGEARERGLEIMNKNGVAVDLEALGGLDDPYGEELKRRTEGMAGNEEALFGFMRDLGGQWCSRRRKRRIVDASILGDALPVGWKLLLGLKRREGRASVYCRRYLSPGGRQFVSCKELTAYLQSYFGGLHDAHLTMDKDGDIAQQVHQMVSENGGTVQKEDDRRRSDEHEKEVNLLGIDNLAEVQIHDLFECHKCNMTFDEKDAYLQHLLSFHQRTTRRYRLGSSVGDGVILRDGKFECQFCHKVFHERRRYNGHVGIHVRNYVRGIEDSPGLLTLPRRTEVATKQESAPRISKMDALIEIAQNSILETTTTVPRYELNDGLSPDKLNAASNPEIPASTSDHEMNSDSPLSESGTEDDMTYRSVNKDLCQQNSEPMILSEKTEKIDEASNVVNMDSLVDATISASMDEQNGSISETFVRKDSLTFHADELNKSCSEQQRSSESNLLLLSTGQGLCDVENNVNLVGAGAREHHKPEEVDNNENAELDIGFGNGCGPAEDVAPETIHQTSEENVLQAEGSDSSMSLLQPLNGTLASNAISDKGEDGLCSIDRKHDNVTGFDELRLDEIEQINLSFGGVQESPSLPEVPVDLANNPDIGGAYGSSVQFESEALLNMAGKHQLTTVCVWCGTEFDQEAIDSEIQSDSVGYMCPTCKGKFLGNSMH; from the exons ATGGCTACGCTCACCGCCGCTCAGCCACTAACCCTAGACTCTCTCCCTTTCGTAGACCTAACTACCCTAACCCAATCCGAGCTCCTCTCCCTCTCCCTTTGTTCTCCAACCTCCTTCGACCTTCACCGCTCCGACAACCTCGTAATCCCCTCCATCGACCGTTCCATCTTCAATGAATCCGCCGGCTCCCGTCGCCAGACATTCTCCCGCCCTTCCCCAAACAACCACCATTCGTCCCACCACCACCCTCTCCGTCACCGTCTCCCCGGCCTCCTCCCTTCCCCCAAACCGCCCCCTCCTTTCCCTCCTCTCCAAGATCCCGAAGCCCTAGAAAACCGATCCATAATCTCCTCCCTCAAAGTCTCCCTCAAATCCCACCCCGAATTCCACCACCTCGATTTCACTTCCCCTCCTTCTTCCCCGAGGGACGCGATGGTAAGTTACGGAATTAGGGATACCATGGTAAATTTCGAGATTAAAGATGCCATGGTCAGTCTagggaagagaaagagaggaaggaaGCCCAAAGTGCAGGCTGGGACTTCTGGGGAAGCGAGAGAGAGGGGTTTAGAGATTATGAATAAAAATGGTGTCGCCGTCGATTTGGAGGCGTTGGGTGGTTTGGACGATCCTTATGGGGAGGAATTGAAAAGGAGGACCGAGGGAATGGCGGGAAATGAGGAGGCTTTGTTTGGGTTTATGAGAGATTTGGGTGGGCAGTGGTGCAGTAGGAGAAGGAAGAGGAGGATTGTTGATGCCAGTATTTTAGGAGACGCGTTGCCAGTGGGGTGGAAGCTTTTGTTGGGGTTAAAGAGGAGGGAAGGTCGCGCCTCGGTTTATTGCCGGAGATACCTGAG TCCTGGTGGACGGCAATTTGTATCATGTAAAGAACTTACTGCGTACTTGCAATCCTACTTTGGTGGACTCCATGATGCACACCTGACGATGGATAAAGATGGTGACATTGCTCAGCAGGTCCATCAAATGGTTTCTGAAAAT GGAGGTACCGTCCAGAAAGAGGATGATCGAAGGCGGTCTGATGAACATGAGAAGGAAGTCAACTTGCTGGGTATTGATAACCTGGCAGAAGTTCAAATACATGATCTTTTTGAATGCCATAAATGCAATATGACATTTGATGAGAAGGATGCATATTTACAGcaccttttgtcatttcaTCAAAGGACTACAAGGAGGTATAGACTTGGTTCTTCTGTTGGGGATGGTGTGATACTTAGAGATGGAAAATTTGAATGTCAATTCTGTCATAAGGTATTTCATGAACGTCGTCGGTACAATGGTCATGTTGGGATACATGTCAGGAATTATGTGAGAGGAATTGAAGATTCACCTGGTTTACTGACTCTTCCAAGGAGAACTGAGGTTGCAACTAAGCAAGAGTCGGCCCCAAGGATCTCTAAGATGGATGCTTTAATTGAAATTGCGCAGAATTCTATTCTTGAAACTACTACTACTGTGCCTAGATATGAACTCAATGATGGATTAAGTCCTGATAAATTGAATGCAGCTTCTAATCCAGAAATTCCTGCTTCTACTTCCGATCATGAAATGAATTCTGATTCTCCTTTAAGTGAATCTGGAACAGAGGATGACATGACTTATAGATCTGTGAATAAAGATTTATGTCAACAAAACAGTGAGCCTATGATCCTTTCTGAAAAGACAGAGAAGATTGATGAAGCTAGCAATGTTGTGAATATGGATTCTCTAGTGGATGCTACAATTTCTGCATCTATGGATGAGCAAAATGGTAGTATATCTGAAACTTTTGTCCGGAAAGATAGTTTAACCTTTCATGCTGATGAACTCAACAAGTCTTGTAGTGAGCAGCAAAGAAGTTCTGAAAGCAACTTACTTCTTCTCTCCACGGGCCAGGGTCTCTGTGATGTTGAGAATAATGTCAATTTAGTTGGTGCTGGCGCAAGAGAGCATCATAAACCTGAAGAGGTGGATAACAATGAGAATGCTGAGTTAGATATTGGTTTTGGAAACGGTTGTGGGCCAGCTGAAGATGTTGCACCAGAGACTATACATCAAACATCTGAAGAAAATGTACTTCAGGCCGAAGGGTCTGACTCATCAATGTCCCTATTGCAACCTCTAAATGGTACATTGGCATCAAATGCAATCTCAGATAAG GGAGAAGATGGTTTATGCAGCATTGATCGGAAGCATGACAATGTAACAGGATTTGATGAGCTGAGGTTGGATGAAATAGAGCAGATAAATTTAAGCTTTGGTGGTGTACAAGAATCTCCCTCGTTGCCAGAGGTTCCGGTAGATTTGGCTAATAATCCAGATATAGGAGGTGCTTATGGTTCCTCAGTTCAGTTTGAATCAGAAGCCTTGTTAAATATGGCTGGCAAGCATCAGCTTACAACTGTTTGTGTGTGGTGTGGAACAGAGTTCGACCAGGAGGCTATTGATTCTGAAATACAATCAGATTCGGTTGGTTACATGTGTCCGACCTGCAAGGGCAAATTTCTAGGCAACTCAATGCATTAA
- the LOC18608270 gene encoding uncharacterized protein LOC18608270 isoform X2: protein MTPLKGHCLEEPNCMQSLMPATAELFLICLMLQDEQAFTGTNTRTGAMTFSFIQAVQHEPRLTHGRLLNAMRNAIRDVKAGLRLNGPIATLINKVLFGTTTQIFFFT, encoded by the exons ATGACACCATTGAAAGGCCACTGCCTCGAGGAGCCAAACTGTATGCAATCGTTGATGCCTGCTACAGCGGAACTGTTCTTGATCTGCCTTATGTTGCAGGATGAACAA GCTTTCACTGGAACAAATACCAGGACCGGTGCCATGACATTCAGCTTCATTCAAGCTGTGCAACATGAGCCTCGATTAACGCATGGCCGCTTGCTTAATGCAATGCGCAATGCGATTCGTGATGTTAAAGCTGGTTTACGCCTAAATGGTCCGATTGCAACTCTCATTAATAAAGTATTGTTTGGAACAACCACACAGATATTCTTCTTTACCTAA
- the LOC18608270 gene encoding metacaspase-3 isoform X1: MNKEGFCIWEDQRNPLFYKGISGGLAFCFSACDDNQISTDTTAFTGTNTRTGAMTFSFIQAVQHEPRLTHGRLLNAMRNAIRDVKAGLRLNGPIATLINKVLFGTTTQIFFFT, from the exons ATGAACAA AGAAGGGTTCTGTATATGGGAAGATCAGAGAAACCCTTTATTTTACAAGGGTATAAGTGGTGGACTAGCCTTCTGTTTTAGTGCTTGTGATGATAATCAAATCTCTACAGATACCACT GCTTTCACTGGAACAAATACCAGGACCGGTGCCATGACATTCAGCTTCATTCAAGCTGTGCAACATGAGCCTCGATTAACGCATGGCCGCTTGCTTAATGCAATGCGCAATGCGATTCGTGATGTTAAAGCTGGTTTACGCCTAAATGGTCCGATTGCAACTCTCATTAATAAAGTATTGTTTGGAACAACCACACAGATATTCTTCTTTACCTAA